CGACACAGATGAGTGATCCGGTCCAATTCAGCATCACGACGCGCGACGTTTGCCTCTGGTACGGCAAGTTCCAGGCGCTCATCAACGTCAGTGTCAACATCCGGCACGGCCTCGCCACGTCGCTCATCGGGCCGAGTGGCTGCGGCAAAACGACGTTGTTGCGCTGCTTCAATCGAGTCAACGAACGCTACGATTACGTCACCACGAAGGGCGAAATCAAAATTCTCGGCAAAAATATCTACGACCCGGATGTTTCGCTGATCGAGCTCCGCAAACGCGTCGGCATGGTGTTCCAGCGCCCGAACCCGCTGCCGATTTCGGTGTATGAGAACGTGGTCTTTGGCCTGCGGCTCCACCGCGAGCAGAAGCCGTCGCGAACCGAGCTGGACGCCGCGGTCGAACAAGCGCTCACGGAGGTCGGCCTCTGGAACGATCTCAAGGACCGGCTCGACGCGAAGGCCACCGGGCTGCAGCTCGAACAGCAGCAAAAGCTCTGCATCGGGCGGTTGCTGCCGCTCAAGCCGGAGGTCATCCTCATGGACGAACCGTGTTCCGCGCTCGACGTGGAAGGCACTCGCGCCATTGAGGAACTCATGTTGGCGTTGAAAGGCCGCTACACGATTGTGATCGTGACGCACAACATGGCGCAAGCGCGCCGCGCCAGCGACGAGTGCATCTTCATGCTCCTGGGCGAGTTGGTGGAGCATCGCCGAACCGAGGAATTGTTTCTCGCGCCCAAGAATCAGAAAACCGCCGACTACATCGAAGGCCGCTATGGTTAGGGTTTGGACTTCAGCAAGTCCAGATTTCTTCGAGCCACGGCGTCGTCCGGATTCAGGCGCAGGGCCGTTTCAAAAAAGCTTTGCGCTTCCTGGCGGCGCCCTTTTTGGAGACAAATGTAACCCAGGTTGCCGAACGCCTGGTAGTCGTCGGGGTTTAATCGAATCACCGCGCGGAATTCCTGTTCGGCAGCGGGCAATTGCTTTTGGAGGAGAAGCAAATAACCCAGTTCGTAGTGCGCCTTGTCATCATCCGGCTTGAGCCGGATCGCCGCCAGGAGATGGGGGACAGCATCGCTCGCCTGGCCGCGCGATGACAAAGCCCGGCCCAGCCGCATGCGCGCGTGCGCATCATTCGGGTCGAGACGCAGCCGAAACCGAAAGTAGTTCATGCTGATCTCGGTGAACTTCTCGAAGTAATCTTTGGCGAGGACCGCGCGCTCTTCTGGATTCTTCGGAGCCGCCTGGAAAAACAGTTCCGCCATTTCGTCTGTGGTCTGCAAACCGAAGCGCACCGGCTTTGGCGGGCGGTTCGGGTTGCGGACGTTGTTGGTGCTGTTGTCGTAGGTGTAGTGCATGACCAGCTTCGTCGCCTTCGGCAACGACACCGGCTCTTTGTACCGGTAATCGCCTTGCCAAAAAAAATCCCAGTCCGGGATGGAAATCAGCCAGCGCTTTTCTCCGTCCGGCAAAACGGCGTAGCCCTGAAGCTTCTTTCCCAAATAATGCGCGTGCGCGCTGACGCGGACCAGGCTGAGATCGATCGGCAACGTGTAGGATTGTTCGACCGCGTAGTCCGTCGCGCCGGGCGGAATGTCCATTTCAAAATGGGCCAGCTTGATGCGGAACGCGACGTTCGTCGGCGCTTGATCGGTGAAATAGAATCCGAGCGTGGGCTGCACCGTTTCGGGTTTGCCCGTGGGATTCATGTGCAATTGCAAAACGAGATCAGTGTTCGGTTTTAAGACCCAGGCCAGACCGTCCGACGCGAAGTAAGGCACTTTGCCCGGCTGCCAGCCGAGCAATTGGCCGCCCGGCATGATCGCGGTATCCGGCAATTCCATGCCGTCGAAACCGGGCGGATTCTGACGTGCGGCGAGGCGGCGCGATTGGCCGGTCTCGTCCACTTGAATGAAGGCGTGATGCACGACCTGGGCGTTGCCCGGCAGAAACTCGACGCCCTTCACGAAACGCGCCGCCGAAACCGGGATGGAAAAAACGAAGTTGCGATACACGTCCTTGCCCTCTGCCGGCAGCGTGTAAGCCAGGGGCATCTTGACCACGAGATCCGGTTGGCCGAGATGCCAGCCTTCGGTCCATTTGGGCAAGGGCAGCA
The sequence above is drawn from the Verrucomicrobiota bacterium genome and encodes:
- a CDS encoding phosphate ABC transporter ATP-binding protein gives rise to the protein MSDPVQFSITTRDVCLWYGKFQALINVSVNIRHGLATSLIGPSGCGKTTLLRCFNRVNERYDYVTTKGEIKILGKNIYDPDVSLIELRKRVGMVFQRPNPLPISVYENVVFGLRLHREQKPSRTELDAAVEQALTEVGLWNDLKDRLDAKATGLQLEQQQKLCIGRLLPLKPEVILMDEPCSALDVEGTRAIEELMLALKGRYTIVIVTHNMAQARRASDECIFMLLGELVEHRRTEELFLAPKNQKTADYIEGRYG
- a CDS encoding tetratricopeptide repeat protein, whose protein sequence is MKKQEPNRRRSQASASNANRAELRQAGQGKGIVLGLLGAGLIACAGFFFFWNRSQKSTVAERYVPRPKGTLTFTKDIAPIIFQRCAFCHRPGQSAPFALLSFAEVKKRAEQIADVTARRYMPPWLPEPGHGDFADERRLTEDELGRLQQWIAEGAVEGNPSDLLPLPKWTEGWHLGQPDLVVKMPLAYTLPAEGKDVYRNFVFSIPVSAARFVKGVEFLPGNAQVVHHAFIQVDETGQSRRLAARQNPPGFDGMELPDTAIMPGGQLLGWQPGKVPYFASDGLAWVLKPNTDLVLQLHMNPTGKPETVQPTLGFYFTDQAPTNVAFRIKLAHFEMDIPPGATDYAVEQSYTLPIDLSLVRVSAHAHYLGKKLQGYAVLPDGEKRWLISIPDWDFFWQGDYRYKEPVSLPKATKLVMHYTYDNSTNNVRNPNRPPKPVRFGLQTTDEMAELFFQAAPKNPEERAVLAKDYFEKFTEISMNYFRFRLRLDPNDAHARMRLGRALSSRGQASDAVPHLLAAIRLKPDDDKAHYELGYLLLLQKQLPAAEQEFRAVIRLNPDDYQAFGNLGYICLQKGRRQEAQSFFETALRLNPDDAVARRNLDLLKSKP